In a single window of the Massilia oculi genome:
- a CDS encoding aldehyde dehydrogenase family protein: MKSIDSIYIKGQFVTPHGTERFTLIDPVTEQEAAQVTLADEVDAENAIAAATATYHELAGSSREQRMGWLARLHEVVAAAEEELIAMMIEEYGGPHGISVATSKRAAASFDQARTLLADYPFERQVASARVRMEPLGVVGLITPWNANYGMICSKLAMAIAAGSTAVIKPSELSARQTEVLTRVLHRAEVPAGLFNVLTGRGDVVGAAFVRHPGIAKISFTGSTAVGKSIARGSADTLKRVTLELGGKSPTILLDDADFDKAMPFIAAAATMNSGQACLAGTRLLVPRARLAEVEQAIVAAFLALKVGDPRDPSTRIGPMVSSTQYQRVQAYIRKGIEEGATLLLGGTGLPDGLERGYFVRPTVFSNVRNDMTIAKEEIFGPVLSVIAYDDEEDAIAIANDTIYGLHAYVFSGDLARANRVARRIEAGRVFINGLYDEPMAPFGGFKQSGLGREFGIFGLEEYLEPKTLLGYEQSL, from the coding sequence ATGAAATCGATCGACAGTATTTATATCAAGGGACAATTCGTCACCCCGCATGGCACCGAGCGATTCACCCTGATTGACCCTGTCACCGAGCAGGAAGCGGCGCAAGTCACCCTGGCCGATGAGGTCGACGCGGAAAACGCGATCGCCGCGGCAACAGCCACTTATCACGAGCTTGCTGGGTCGTCGCGCGAACAGCGCATGGGCTGGCTCGCCCGCCTGCATGAGGTAGTGGCCGCCGCCGAAGAGGAATTGATTGCGATGATGATCGAGGAATATGGCGGGCCGCACGGTATCTCCGTCGCCACCTCCAAGCGGGCTGCAGCCTCGTTCGACCAGGCGCGCACGCTGCTGGCTGATTACCCGTTCGAACGCCAGGTCGCCAGCGCACGGGTGCGTATGGAGCCGCTCGGTGTCGTTGGCCTGATCACGCCCTGGAATGCGAACTACGGCATGATCTGCAGCAAACTCGCGATGGCGATCGCCGCCGGCAGTACGGCCGTGATCAAGCCGAGCGAACTGAGCGCGCGCCAGACTGAAGTGCTGACCCGCGTCCTACACCGGGCTGAAGTGCCGGCCGGCCTGTTCAACGTCCTGACCGGACGTGGCGACGTCGTCGGCGCCGCCTTCGTGCGCCACCCGGGTATCGCAAAGATCTCGTTCACCGGTTCCACCGCGGTCGGCAAGTCGATCGCGCGCGGCTCCGCCGACACGCTCAAGCGCGTCACGTTGGAACTGGGCGGCAAGTCGCCCACGATCCTGCTCGACGATGCCGACTTCGACAAGGCGATGCCTTTCATTGCGGCGGCCGCAACCATGAACAGCGGCCAGGCCTGCCTGGCGGGCACGCGCCTACTGGTGCCGCGCGCACGATTGGCGGAAGTCGAGCAGGCCATTGTTGCTGCATTCCTGGCGTTGAAAGTGGGCGATCCGCGCGATCCGTCGACCCGGATCGGACCGATGGTCAGTTCCACCCAGTATCAACGGGTGCAAGCTTATATCCGCAAGGGAATCGAGGAGGGCGCCACCTTGCTGTTGGGCGGCACGGGCTTGCCCGATGGCCTGGAGCGCGGCTATTTCGTGCGGCCTACGGTTTTCAGTAATGTCCGCAACGACATGACCATCGCAAAGGAAGAGATCTTCGGACCGGTGCTGTCCGTGATTGCCTATGACGATGAGGAAGACGCCATCGCGATCGCCAACGACACGATCTATGGCTTGCATGCCTATGTGTTCTCCGGAGACTTGGCGCGTGCGAACCGTGTTGCGCGTCGCATCGAGGCGGGCCGGGTCTTCATCAATGGCCTGTACGATGAGCCGATGGCGCCGTTCGGTGGGTTCAAGCAGTCGGGGCTGGGGCGTGAATTCGGCATCTTCGGTCTGGAGGAATATCTCGAGCCAAAGACCCTGCTCGGCTATGAGCAGTCGCTCTGA
- a CDS encoding MarR family winged helix-turn-helix transcriptional regulator, which yields MNPKIPTSPATPMLDEQLCFALYSTSLAMMRVYRGLLPKLGLTYPQYLVMMVLWEQDQLTVSDIGERLFLDSATLTPLLKRMEAQGLVQRNRARSDERQVIISLTEEGNALRKEAASVMPAVLCATQCSVDEASALRDQLVDLRKSLNDSAA from the coding sequence ATGAACCCCAAGATTCCCACCTCCCCTGCGACGCCCATGCTCGACGAGCAACTGTGCTTCGCCCTGTACTCGACCTCACTGGCAATGATGCGGGTCTACCGCGGCTTGCTGCCCAAGCTTGGGCTCACCTACCCGCAATATCTCGTGATGATGGTTTTGTGGGAACAAGATCAGCTGACCGTATCCGACATCGGCGAGCGCCTGTTCCTGGATTCCGCGACCTTGACCCCCTTGCTCAAGCGTATGGAAGCCCAGGGATTGGTACAGCGTAATCGCGCGCGCAGCGACGAACGCCAGGTGATCATCAGCCTGACCGAAGAGGGCAATGCTTTGAGGAAGGAAGCCGCCAGCGTGATGCCGGCGGTATTGTGTGCGACCCAGTGCTCGGTCGACGAAGCGTCGGCCTTGCGCGACCAGTTGGTGGACCTGCGCAAGAGCCTGAACGACAGCGCCGCCTGA
- a CDS encoding methyl-accepting chemotaxis protein — translation MRSLSALSTRVKLGLGFGLVGILIIVLAIFAWRELGNVGNELTAQNTMRTNQLERLYELRESLAQTGLAARNAYIFPDATDAMRELDLLDKHKARYLEELHALEPLFVGNADFAKMRDGLRQMAQELNRPRRYRAAGEMAEYGTFLVNECSPLRRQNVLDIDRVITAVQQHVADGSAQAQESIASAKTTIIAVTLAAVVLSVLVGSAITAHLLRQLGGEPIEVNRIASAIASGDLTVDVAVRPDDDASVMHAIREMQTSLQNIVAQVRGGTDMIATASSEISAGNDDLSMRTEEQANSLGRTADSMKELTAVVEQNTAYARHANTLAASASVVASKGGTVVSAVVNTMQDINASARQIKDIISVIDAIAFQTNILALNAAVEAARAGEQGRGFAVVASEVRNLAQRSATAAKEISALIGESVAKVDAGSKLVEQAGATMDDIVTSVKEVTGIIAEITAASEAQHAGIQQVNHAVGQMDEATQQNAALVEQAAASAAALKEQAAKLLRTVRVFRIGTEGNQLRIAG, via the coding sequence ATGCGATCACTTTCGGCACTTAGCACGCGGGTCAAGCTCGGTCTCGGGTTTGGCCTTGTTGGGATCTTGATCATTGTCCTGGCCATTTTTGCGTGGCGTGAATTAGGAAATGTTGGCAATGAACTTACCGCGCAGAACACGATGCGTACAAACCAGCTCGAGCGTTTATACGAGCTGCGCGAATCGCTCGCCCAGACTGGCCTTGCCGCACGCAATGCCTACATCTTCCCGGACGCCACTGACGCTATGCGTGAACTCGACCTCCTGGACAAACATAAAGCCAGGTATCTTGAAGAATTACACGCCTTGGAACCACTGTTTGTAGGAAATGCCGACTTTGCGAAGATGCGCGATGGACTGCGGCAGATGGCGCAAGAGCTGAACCGCCCGCGGCGTTATCGCGCTGCCGGGGAAATGGCCGAGTACGGTACCTTCCTGGTCAACGAATGCAGCCCACTGCGTCGCCAAAACGTACTCGATATCGATCGGGTCATCACCGCGGTGCAGCAACATGTCGCAGACGGTTCGGCCCAGGCGCAGGAATCCATCGCTTCGGCAAAAACCACGATCATCGCGGTCACGCTCGCCGCGGTCGTCCTGAGCGTGCTGGTCGGTAGCGCGATCACGGCACATCTGTTGCGCCAGCTGGGCGGCGAGCCGATTGAAGTCAACCGTATCGCGTCGGCTATCGCTTCGGGGGACCTGACCGTTGACGTCGCCGTCCGTCCCGACGACGACGCCAGCGTCATGCATGCCATCCGTGAAATGCAGACCAGCTTGCAAAACATTGTGGCTCAGGTCCGCGGCGGTACGGACATGATCGCGACCGCTTCCAGCGAGATCAGCGCCGGCAACGACGATCTGTCGATGCGAACTGAAGAGCAGGCAAATTCGCTAGGCCGTACCGCGGATTCGATGAAAGAGCTCACCGCTGTCGTCGAACAGAATACCGCCTACGCCCGCCATGCCAACACGCTTGCCGCATCGGCCAGTGTTGTCGCGAGCAAGGGAGGGACCGTCGTTTCGGCCGTGGTCAACACCATGCAGGATATCAATGCATCGGCACGCCAGATCAAGGACATCATCAGTGTGATCGACGCAATCGCTTTCCAGACCAATATCCTGGCATTGAATGCCGCTGTCGAAGCGGCGCGTGCTGGCGAGCAAGGGCGTGGGTTTGCCGTGGTGGCAAGCGAAGTACGTAATCTGGCGCAGCGTTCGGCCACTGCTGCCAAGGAGATCTCGGCACTGATCGGCGAATCCGTTGCCAAGGTGGATGCGGGTTCCAAGCTGGTGGAGCAGGCTGGCGCCACCATGGACGATATCGTGACCAGTGTGAAGGAAGTCACCGGCATCATCGCTGAGATCACTGCCGCAAGCGAAGCCCAGCATGCCGGCATCCAGCAAGTGAACCATGCGGTCGGACAAATGGATGAGGCAACGCAGCAGAATGCTGCGCTGGTCGAACAGGCCGCCGCCTCCGCCGCGGCGCTCAAGGAGCAGGCCGCGAAACTGCTGCGCACCGTGCGCGTGTTCCGCATCGGCACCGAGGGCAACCAGTTGCGGATCGCGGGCTGA